The sequence below is a genomic window from bacterium.
AACGGTGTAGGGGGTGAGGGGGTGGATTTGTGAGCTACGGGCCTAAAGCCCTGCGCACCAAGTAGATAGCCCCGGCATCCGCCCCGGCGTCTTGTGTACGAAGAAGTATACAAGCCTGCCCAATCTCCAATCGACAATCGGCAATCCACAGCGCCAGATGCCCGCCCGTCTGTGCGAGCTGAGGGCTTGACTTTGTCAGCAGAGTGCCTAAGATACGGCGGTCTCTTTCATGAATCCTGAAGAGCGGGCGCGCGAGAAGATAGACGAGAAGCTCGAAGCCGCGGGCTGGGTTATCCAAGACCGCGTCTTGGTGGACCTCGGGGCCGGACCAGGCGTGGTCGTGCGCGAGTTCACACTCGACACGGGCGAGGCCGACTACGTCCTGTTCGTTGACCGCAAGGCCTGCGGCGTAATCGAAGCGAAGCCGGACGGGACGACGCTCTCCGGCGTCGCCGACCAGACCAGTCGCTACCAGTCCGGCGTGCCCGACGTTCTGCCGACCCACGAGCATGGCATGTGCTTCGCCTACGAGAGCACCGGCGTCGAGACGTTCTTCCGCGACCAGCGCGACAAGGACACCCGTTCGCGGCGCGTCTTCTCGTTCCACACGCCCGAGACCCTGCGCGGGTGGTTGGCCGAAGCCGACACGCTGCGCACGCGGCTGAAGGCGATGCCCCCGCTCCTCAAGCCCGGGCTTCGCAGCTGCCAGGTCGAAGCCATCACCAACCTTGAGAAGTCGTTCGCCGACACGCGGCCGCGCGCGCTCATCCAGATGGCCTCAGGCGGCGGCAAGACCTTCACCGCGGTCACGTTCAGCTACCGGCTCATCAAGCACGCCGGCGCCCGGCGCATCCTGTTCCTGGTCGACCGCAACAACCTCGGCCGCCAGACCCGGCGCGAGTTCCAGCAATACGCTACGCCCGACGACGGCCGCAAGTTCACCGAACTCTACAACGTCCAGCACCTGACCTCGAACACCTTTGACCCGGTCAGCCGCGTTTGCATCACGACCATCCAGCGGCTCTACTCGATGCTGCGCGGCGAGCCGGACCTCGACCCGGAGCTCGAAGAGAAGTCGATGTTCGACACTGCCGCGTTCGACGAGCGGCCCAAGGACGTCGCGTACAACCCGAACCTGCCCATCGAGACCTTTGACTTCGTCATCACCGACGAGTGCCACCGCTCCATCTACCACCTCTGGCGGCAGGTGCTCGAATACTTCGACGCCTTCGTCATCGGCCTGACCGCCACGCCCTCGAAGCAGACCTTCGGCTTCTTCAACCAGAACCTCGTGATGGAGTACAACCACGAGCGGGCCGTGGCCGACGGCGTCAACGTCGGGTACGACGTCTACCGCATCAAGACCGAAATCACGGACAAGGGCGGCAAGGTCGATGCCGGGTACCACGTCGACCGCCGCGACAAGCTCACCCGCAAGACCCGCTGGGAGCAACTCGACGATGACTTCGTCTACGACGGCAGGGAACTCGACCGTTCCGTCGTCGCGCCGGACCAGATACGCACCATCGTCCGTACCTTCAAAGCGAAGCTTCCGACCGAGCTCTTCCCCGGCCGCACCGAAGTGCCGAAGACGCTCATCTTCGCCAAGGACGACTCCCACGCCGAAGACATCGTCGGCATTGTGCGCGAGGAGTTCGGCCAGGGCAACGACTTCTGCAAGAAGATTACCTACCGCACGACCGGCGAGAAACCGGAAGACCTGATTGCGAGCTTCCGCAACTCCTTCAACCCGCGCATCGCGGTCACGGTGGACATGATTTCCACCGGCACCGATATCCGTCCGCTCGAATGCCTCATCTTCATGCGCGACACCAAGTCGAGTCTTTACTTCGACCAGATGAAGGGCCGGGGCATGCGCGTCATTGATCCGAACGAACTGCAGGCAGTGACACCCGACGCGAAGAGCAAGACCCGCTTCGTCATCGTGGACGCGGTCGGCGTGTTCGAATCGGACAAGACCCAGACGAGGTCGCTGGAGCGCAAGCGCACGGTGCCGTTCGACAAGCTGCTCGACGAAGTCGCGCTCGGACGTCACGACGAGGATACGGTCTCATCGCTTGCAGGACGTTCGGCGCGGCTCGACCGTCCGTCTCACGCATTTGACATCAAACCGCTGTCGTTCTAAGATGCGTACTGTGCGCGCGAGCCATCCCTCATCAGCGGAGATAGACTATCGTGCGCTGTTTGAGCGGCTCACTCGGCGATATGGCGGTGTTACCCCGCAGGCCCTTGAGAGCATACTCTGTCCGGTGCTGATTCCGATAAGGACCTTGGACAAGACCGTGATCAGGATGCCAAAACAGACTCACCACCGAGCTACATTCTCGATAGCGCTCGACGCCAATTGCGAGGACCTAATCGTCCCTGGTCGAACCGGGAAGTTCGTGCCCTGTTCATACCTGCAGGGTGGTGATTGGCGGGAGATCGCAAAGGGACGAATACTTCACGTGAACAGGAAAGCAGCGACGGCGGAGGGAGAGGTCTACTGCGGTGGCAAGAAAACGGATTTAGTCGCGGCGCTCGAAGTACTCACTCCGAGTGACTTCCTGGAGATAGACCAGTACGGGGCCGCAGCCAAGGTTCTGAGCGGTCTTGTCGAGTATTCCCTCGTGAGGGCGCTGAAGACCGGAGGCTATTCGATACGGCGTATGCCTGAGGACATGGCCAAGCACATCGGCAGCTACGCGTACTTTGACTTCGAGGTCGAGAAGGACGGGGTCACGAAGAAGGTTGAGGTCAAATCTCTGTGGGGGACAAACACGAAGTTCGCTCGTCTGATACACAGCCTGACTGCCGGGTACCCTACCAGTAGCTGCAAGTTTGACACGCAAGATTTCTTTGCAGTCAGCCTGTTCCTCCGGACCGGTGATATCCGCGACTTCGCGTTCGCCAGGTCAGTGCCCAAAGATGTCAGACCCTATGGTCTTCCGAGGGCTCAAAAATACCCAGCTCACGTGAACCAGAATCCGATCTGCGAGGTCGGTGACGGGACGTGGTTCGGTACGCTCGACGAGGTTTGGGATCTACCGTAGCGGTCACCTGACGCCAGCCAACTTCTAGTTCGTCCAGTTCTTCCAGGAACGACTTCCTCTCCGCGTCCAGTTGCTCCTCGCTCGTTGCGATTCTGCCCGCCTGCTCAGACAGGCTCGACAGATCATGTTCTCTGGCAGGGAGCAGTACGTCCAACAGGCATGCCTCGTCAATCGCAGGGTAAGCGATCCCCACGTTATGCTGCAGGAGTTGGGCTGCCACGAAGTCGGATTTCAGTAGAAAGGCCAGCACCAACGGGTGGATCGCCTTCGGTCGTAGTACGGCTAGGCCAGTAGTGCAGACATGGCCATCTTGTGACCTACCGACGACGCCCACCACGCGTCGCTCAGGCCGAACTGTTGAAACCAGCACGTCACCAGCTCGCACTAGCCGGCGGGCCCGACTCGGCGTTGACGACACGTCGACTTCCTTGCTGTGGACCACGCATGTACGCGGGTCTATGTCTGATATCTCTATGTAGTCGAAACGGTTTGTGCCCCAGCGCCGCGGGTCCGTTCTTTCGTCAACCAAGGAGGCCACGTCGGATACGCACACGTCGCCATCGACTAGGCTGGCAAGGCGGTTCTCCACCTCTGCCGTGAGCGACGCGTGGCGGTGGGCATCCCAACGGTCCGAGGACTCCGCACTCTCCATCCATCTTACGAAGACAGGCCTCGGACTGCATGTCGCAATTTCGTCCAGTATGCGTGGGAGCTCCCCATCGCCATGGACGACTTTCACACGCTGGTTCGCCTTCGTCGTTACTCCGAAGCCGATGTCCTGGCAGATCGCGAAGGCTGTCCTTGATGACTCGGCGTTTCCGCGCCTTCGCTTGCGAAGGTGGAGAATTGACGTTTTCGTGTTCGTGCCCGCTACACCGAACGTTACACTTGGAAGGGAAACTACAGCGCAGAGATCCACTGAACCGGCGATACCTCGGCGCAGGTCCTCGAACACCCCTTTGTTTGTGAGTATGCTGTCCGGGACGATGGCGACGAGTTGCCCTCCAGGTGCGAGCCAGTCGATGTATCGCTCCACGAAAAGCAACTCGGAATCTAGCCGGCTAGGCGAGTGGCGGGACCAATCCGTCGCGATCCTGTATTTCAACAGGTCATTGCCTTGAAACGAGGCGCCAAACGGCGGGTTTGTCATGATCAACCGCGCCTTGCCAACAAGCGACTCGGTGAGTCGAGCGTCGTCACCGCTGCGGGTGAGTGAGTTCGCCAAGTATAGGCGCGCCATTGGCAATCCAAACATAGCCATGTTCGTCAGTGCGAGCCTTATCATCCTCTCGCTCTTGTCGATGCCGACAATCACATGCTCAAGCATTCGCTTGAGCCACTCCGAACGGAGATTGGCATCCGTGACGCGTACCTCCATCCGTGAACGTAGGCTACGCACCATCTCGGCCAGAAACGACCCCACCCCGCATGCCGGGTCCAAGATGAGGCCAAAGTCTCTACAATGCGAGGGGTCGCACAGCGATGAGACTTCGGATTCCCCAAGTCCTCCCAAGGCGAGTGCAACCATGAAACGCACGACCTCGGGTGGAGTCAAGTACTGTCCGAGTTCCTTCTCGTCGATGAACGAGTCGGCCAAGAACTTGCCGAACACCTCATTCAGGACATCGACGCCATCGAAACTGAACGCCGCAGTCTGACGCAGCAGTGTCTCAAAGCAGCTAACCAATTCTAGGGCTAGAGATCCCTCCTGCGGCTTCAGCCTTAGCTCAAAATCCCTCATGTCAACCGCGTGAGCGAGCGATTCAGGCAGACTACGGAGCGTGACTCTGTCCACATACTCCTTGAGCGCAGCAGCCGGGTTAGCAGCACCATCTGCGAACAGACGGGTTGATATGCCCCCACTGCCCTCCTTGGTGCCTTGCACATGGGCAAAGAGCAGTTTGGACAACTCATCCAGCGCCTGTCCCCTTGAGGACAACTGACCCCTCTTGTGCAGTACTTCTCGTGTTGCCCTCAGAGTCCGGTCTACTGCCTCAATGATCACCTCGTGCCTCGGCGTCACGCGGTATTCCGTCGGACCCTCGCGACAGGTTTCAGACGAGGCCAGCAATTCGACATACATGCGTCGCAGTTTCACCTCGAACGCCGGACGTGGGCGCGACGTGCCCTTGATCCACCGCTGTACGGAAGCAGGAGAGGCCTTCAACTGCACGGCCAGTAGCTGTGGGTCACCTGCATGTGCGTCGAGGACAACCTTAAGGATACTCGCGATTGACTCGATGCACTTATGCTAGAGTCATTTTGGTTAATTGTCAACATCTTCTTACACGCCGTGTAAGATAGTGATTGCATTGCTGTCCGCGCCAGCGGTCGGGAACGTAGGGTGGCGGTTTAACACGAAGTTCCTCTGGCACAGGTCCCGAGCCGGGCATGACCATTTGCGACCCGGCATGCGGAACCGGCGGTTTCATCCTTGCCGCGCACAACTATCTTGCCGATACGAGCCGGTTCAAGCTGGACAAGAAGCAGAAGCAGGCCCTGCAGAAGGGTACGTTCTATGGCACGGACATCGTGGATTCGGTGGTCCGGCTGTGCGTGATGAACCTGATGCTTCACGGCATCGGCGGGGACGAGTCGGCGAGACGGTGCGCCGGAAGCTATTGGCCGAGTGCGACGTGCATACGCTGCTGCGGCTGCCGACGGGGCTATTCTACGCGCAGGGCGTGAAGGCGAACGTGCTCTTTTTCGACCGCAACCCCGGCCGGGACAAGCCGTGGACTAAAGAAGTCTGGATATACGACCTGCGCACGAACAAGCACTTCACCTTGAAGACCAGCCCGATGGGCGTGGAAGACCTCGCGGACTTCGTCGCGTGCTACAAGCCGGAGAACCGGCACCAGCGCAAGGAGACCGAGCGGTTCCACGCGTTCGCGTACGACGACCTGGTCGCGCGGGACAAGGCCAGCCTCGACATCTTCTGGCTCAAGGACGAGAGTCTGGAGGATACCGACAACCTGCCCGACCCCGACGTGCTTGCGACCGAGATTGCCGACAACCTCGAAGCCGCCCTGGAGCAGTTCAGAGGAATAGCGAAGGACTTGGAGGAGTGATGAAGCCGGCACTGCTGCGGGTGGTATACGACAAAACCCACGGCCACTGCCATTTCTGCGGGGACAAGGTTGTGCTGGAGAACTACGGCAAGAAGAGGAAGCCATACCCAGACGGGGCGTGGGAACTAGACCATGTCATCCAGCGCAAGAAGGGCGGAGCCAGCGAGGCCGATAACTATCTGCCCGCATGCAAGCAGTGCAACCATCTGCGCTGGCACCGGAATGGACGGGACCTTCGCAGGCTCATCCTTCTCGGTCTTGTCGCCCAAGACGAAATCAAGGCCGGTACGAAGCTCGGCGCTAAGATTCATGCCAAGTTCGAGATGCGCGAGGCCCAGAACAGGCGCCGTCGCGAGAAGCCCCGGTGACACACTAGGAGATTCCTGACGTAGCGCTGCCGAATGCAGCGAGTTACTAGTCAGGAGTGAGCAGTTAGGCACGAGCAATCCATTTCCGATTCCAGATTGTCGATTGTGGATTGGCGGACGTATTAGATCGTGTCCCGGCGAGCCCTCCGACGGGCTTTCGGCGCAGTTCCTGGCCGAGGCCTACCGGCGCTAGCCGGTCGCGTCGAGTGGCGGACGGTCTGCGGTATTCCCTGCAAAGAAGCGGTCGATGTCGGAGAGCTTGGTCGTCACGCGGACGCCTTTGGGCAGGGACTTGAGGAACGAGCCGCTGTAGTTGGCGGCGAGGATTCTCTTGTCGAGGACGCAGACTACACCGCGGTCGGTCGCAGTGCGGATGAGCCGGCCGAATCCCTGCCGGAATCGCAGGACGGCCGTGGGGAGTTGGTACGCCGTGAAAGGGCTGATGCTTTCGGCCTTGAGCTTCTCAGCAATCGCGGTGAGGCGCGGGTCGTCTGGGACCTCGAACGGCAACCGGCAGATGATGAGGCAGGAGAGAGCTTCGCCGGGAACGTCGATGCCCTGCCAGAAGGACTGGGTGGCGAACAGCACCGAGTGAGTGTCGTCGCGGAAGTCATCGAGCAGTTTGGACGGTGAGGTGTCACCCTGCAGGAGGTAGTTGTAACCGGTCTGGGGCATGAGTCCGTAGACCGAGTTCATCGAGTCGTAGCTGGTGAAGAGCACGAGGGCGCGTCCCATGCTGGCTTTGATGATGGCGGTGATGACGTCGGCGGCGGCGCGGTTGAAGTCTGCGGCGCTGGTCGGCGGGGGGAGATGGTCGGATACGTAGAGCAGGCTCTGGCTCGTGTAGTCAAAAGGCGAGTCAAGTGAAGCAGTCTCGAAGTCGTCGAGGCCGAGCCGGTCGGAGAGAAAGCTGAAGCTTGAGGCAACGGTCAGGGTCGCTGAGGTGAGAATGGTGCTTGAGTAGTGGTCGTAGACCGCGGCGCGGAGCATGGGTGCGACGTCGAGCGGAGCGGAGAGTAGCGAAAGGCGGCCCTGCGGACTCCGTTCGGCCCAGTGGACCGCGCCGTCCGGCTCGGGCACGCGGAAGCCCTCCAGCGCCAGAGCGGACTGACTGAGGCGGCGCGCCACGCCGGTCATCTCGGCGCTGAGAGCTTCGTCGTCCAGTTCGGGCGCGACTTCTTCGATGGCTTTGGCCAGCCGGGCGATGGCCTCGGCTGAAGGGCCGGAGTCGAGCGGGTCGCGAAAGCGCGAGCGCTGAGCTTCGGGGGCGAAGAGTGGTTCGACCTTGCGGAAGAACTGGTCTATGTCCAGCCGGGCCGCCGATGCCTCGGTCTGGATCGAGCGCCGGGCGGTGGAGCGAGGGCCGAGTGCTTGAACGAGTCCCGCGCCTTTGGACGAGGCAAGCCGGTCAAGCAGTGAGGTGAGGGCGTTCTCTGAAACCTGATTTCCGAAGTGCCTGACCGCCGCGTCTTCGATGCGGTGGGCCTCGTCGAGTATTATCGCGTCGGACTCGGGCAGGAGGTCGGCCTCGGCCGCGAGGTTGGCGAAGAGCAGCGAGTGGTTGACGATGAGAATGGATGAGTGGTCCCACGAGTCGCGCGCCCGGTGGTAGAAGCAGCCTTTGCGGAACGGGCACCTCTCCCGGCGGCACATGGCCGAGTCGCGGCAGATACGCGAGCCAAGACCTGAAGGTAGAGCATGGGGGTAGTCGAGGATGATGCCGGAATCGCTCTTGTCGGCCCAGTTGAAGAGCCTGTATGCAGCTTTGGCCTCGGCGGTGGTGTCAAACAGGCCGCGGGCGATCTGGGTGTCGAGGCGGAACTTGCAGACGTAGTTCTCCTGACCGAAGGCCACCGCCGCGACTACCGCCGCGGCGGAGTGACGATTGTCGAGTGACGAATGACGAGTG
It includes:
- a CDS encoding DEAD/DEAH box helicase family protein; this translates as MNPEERAREKIDEKLEAAGWVIQDRVLVDLGAGPGVVVREFTLDTGEADYVLFVDRKACGVIEAKPDGTTLSGVADQTSRYQSGVPDVLPTHEHGMCFAYESTGVETFFRDQRDKDTRSRRVFSFHTPETLRGWLAEADTLRTRLKAMPPLLKPGLRSCQVEAITNLEKSFADTRPRALIQMASGGGKTFTAVTFSYRLIKHAGARRILFLVDRNNLGRQTRREFQQYATPDDGRKFTELYNVQHLTSNTFDPVSRVCITTIQRLYSMLRGEPDLDPELEEKSMFDTAAFDERPKDVAYNPNLPIETFDFVITDECHRSIYHLWRQVLEYFDAFVIGLTATPSKQTFGFFNQNLVMEYNHERAVADGVNVGYDVYRIKTEITDKGGKVDAGYHVDRRDKLTRKTRWEQLDDDFVYDGRELDRSVVAPDQIRTIVRTFKAKLPTELFPGRTEVPKTLIFAKDDSHAEDIVGIVREEFGQGNDFCKKITYRTTGEKPEDLIASFRNSFNPRIAVTVDMISTGTDIRPLECLIFMRDTKSSLYFDQMKGRGMRVIDPNELQAVTPDAKSKTRFVIVDAVGVFESDKTQTRSLERKRTVPFDKLLDEVALGRHDEDTVSSLAGRSARLDRPSHAFDIKPLSF
- a CDS encoding N-6 DNA methylase codes for the protein MTPRHEVIIEAVDRTLRATREVLHKRGQLSSRGQALDELSKLLFAHVQGTKEGSGGISTRLFADGAANPAAALKEYVDRVTLRSLPESLAHAVDMRDFELRLKPQEGSLALELVSCFETLLRQTAAFSFDGVDVLNEVFGKFLADSFIDEKELGQYLTPPEVVRFMVALALGGLGESEVSSLCDPSHCRDFGLILDPACGVGSFLAEMVRSLRSRMEVRVTDANLRSEWLKRMLEHVIVGIDKSERMIRLALTNMAMFGLPMARLYLANSLTRSGDDARLTESLVGKARLIMTNPPFGASFQGNDLLKYRIATDWSRHSPSRLDSELLFVERYIDWLAPGGQLVAIVPDSILTNKGVFEDLRRGIAGSVDLCAVVSLPSVTFGVAGTNTKTSILHLRKRRRGNAESSRTAFAICQDIGFGVTTKANQRVKVVHGDGELPRILDEIATCSPRPVFVRWMESAESSDRWDAHRHASLTAEVENRLASLVDGDVCVSDVASLVDERTDPRRWGTNRFDYIEISDIDPRTCVVHSKEVDVSSTPSRARRLVRAGDVLVSTVRPERRVVGVVGRSQDGHVCTTGLAVLRPKAIHPLVLAFLLKSDFVAAQLLQHNVGIAYPAIDEACLLDVLLPAREHDLSSLSEQAGRIATSEEQLDAERKSFLEELDELEVGWRQVTATVDPKPRRAYRTTSRHRPRRSDSGSRELGIFEPSEDHRV
- a CDS encoding HNH endonuclease signature motif containing protein, which produces MKPALLRVVYDKTHGHCHFCGDKVVLENYGKKRKPYPDGAWELDHVIQRKKGGASEADNYLPACKQCNHLRWHRNGRDLRRLILLGLVAQDEIKAGTKLGAKIHAKFEMREAQNRRRREKPR
- a CDS encoding helicase C-terminal domain-containing protein, translated to MNLSESYFAPDGPLSRILSGYEHRPQQLDMARRVERALSDHGRLAIEAGTGVGKSLAYLVPAALWAKENHKRVTVSTYTRLLQTQLISQDVPLLSKLLSHDSVTRHSSLDNRHSAAAVVAAVAFGQENYVCKFRLDTQIARGLFDTTAEAKAAYRLFNWADKSDSGIILDYPHALPSGLGSRICRDSAMCRRERCPFRKGCFYHRARDSWDHSSILIVNHSLLFANLAAEADLLPESDAIILDEAHRIEDAAVRHFGNQVSENALTSLLDRLASSKGAGLVQALGPRSTARRSIQTEASAARLDIDQFFRKVEPLFAPEAQRSRFRDPLDSGPSAEAIARLAKAIEEVAPELDDEALSAEMTGVARRLSQSALALEGFRVPEPDGAVHWAERSPQGRLSLLSAPLDVAPMLRAAVYDHYSSTILTSATLTVASSFSFLSDRLGLDDFETASLDSPFDYTSQSLLYVSDHLPPPTSAADFNRAAADVITAIIKASMGRALVLFTSYDSMNSVYGLMPQTGYNYLLQGDTSPSKLLDDFRDDTHSVLFATQSFWQGIDVPGEALSCLIICRLPFEVPDDPRLTAIAEKLKAESISPFTAYQLPTAVLRFRQGFGRLIRTATDRGVVCVLDKRILAANYSGSFLKSLPKGVRVTTKLSDIDRFFAGNTADRPPLDATG